A genomic segment from Thamnophis elegans isolate rThaEle1 chromosome 3, rThaEle1.pri, whole genome shotgun sequence encodes:
- the LOC116505924 gene encoding uncharacterized protein K02A2.6-like, whose protein sequence is LLWGDRVVIPMVLQQQILQRLHESHPGVSRMKALARSFVWWPGLDADIEAWVAKCETCQQSRPSPPSSPSREWEMPRGPWSRLHIDFAGPFHGQVFLIVVDAYSRWVEVLLMHSTTSDSTVRALRRLFATHGLPDTVVSDNGPQFTATTFQTFLAELGIRHALVAPYHPASNGRAERAVRSAKEALGRLNRGDWQARVDAYLLAQHSTPCPLTQKSPAEMLMGRRLRTTLDRLHPV, encoded by the coding sequence ctgttgtggggcgaccgtgtggttatcccaatggtcctgcaacaacagattttgcaacgccttcatgaaagtcatcctggggtcagtagaatgaaagctcttgctcgcagttttgtttggtggccagggttagatgccgacattgaagcctgggttgccaaatgtgagacatgccaacagtctcggccttctcctccttcctctccctcccgggaatgggagatgcctcgagggccttggtctaggttacatattgatttcgctggtccattccatgggcaggttttccttatagttgtggatgcgtactctcgatgggtggaagtattgctaatgcactccaccacatctgacagcacggtgcgagctttgcgacggttgttcgcaacccatgggttgccagacacagtggtgtctgacaacggcccgcaatttacagccacaacttttcaaactttcctggctgaactagggatacgacatgcgctggttgccccttaccacccggcaagcaatggccgagcggaaagggcggttagatcggccaaggaggctttgggccggctaaaccgtggtgactggcaggctagggtggatgcttacttattggcacagcattccacaccttgccctctgacacagaagagccccgcggagatgttgatgggcaggcgcctgcggaccaccctggatagattgcatcccgtc